In one window of Lewinella sp. 4G2 DNA:
- a CDS encoding glycosyltransferase: MRTLVCVLDWGLGHASRSLALLDHSLLAGDEVFLASSGPAAQFLRRERPDLPLFELPAYAVRYPTGNMPLNVALQFPRWWWTARREGQATRRLVREHRINRIVSDNRFGCHVAGVPSVFLTHQLHPITHSRPVSWLYRHYLKKFGEFWVPDTRDQQLSGELSAPTGYENVRYIGPLSRLESVAAEGDRLRTLSILSGPEPMRSRLEQALLTQLSRLPGRHHLVRGVPGTTDPPKREGIDITSFADRTTLSKLIARADTIICRSGYSTLMDLAAVQYGGKLVLIPTPGQTEQEYLALAQVESKGNRTKTLAQDRITELPEVLKNWD; this comes from the coding sequence TTGCGGACCTTGGTTTGCGTCCTGGACTGGGGGCTTGGCCACGCCAGCCGTTCCCTCGCTTTGCTGGATCACTCACTGCTGGCCGGTGACGAAGTTTTCCTGGCGTCCAGCGGCCCAGCGGCCCAGTTTTTGCGCCGGGAGCGACCCGACCTTCCCCTTTTCGAATTGCCCGCTTACGCCGTGCGTTACCCAACCGGTAATATGCCCCTCAACGTGGCGCTACAGTTTCCGCGTTGGTGGTGGACGGCCCGGCGGGAAGGGCAAGCTACCCGGCGGCTCGTCCGTGAACACCGTATCAACCGCATCGTCTCGGATAATCGCTTCGGTTGCCACGTAGCGGGCGTTCCTTCGGTATTTCTTACCCACCAATTGCACCCCATCACCCACTCCCGGCCGGTGAGTTGGCTCTACCGGCACTACCTGAAAAAGTTCGGTGAATTCTGGGTGCCAGATACCCGTGATCAACAACTGAGTGGTGAACTATCCGCACCAACCGGGTACGAGAACGTTCGTTACATCGGCCCGCTGAGTCGGCTGGAATCGGTGGCCGCCGAGGGTGATCGGCTCCGCACGCTATCCATTTTAAGTGGTCCGGAACCCATGCGTAGCCGGTTGGAGCAGGCGCTGCTTACCCAATTATCCAGGCTACCCGGGCGGCACCATCTGGTACGGGGCGTGCCCGGTACGACGGACCCTCCAAAGCGCGAGGGCATTGACATCACTTCATTCGCTGACCGCACCACGTTGTCCAAATTGATTGCCCGCGCCGACACTATCATCTGCCGTTCCGGCTACAGTACGTTGATGGATCTGGCGGCGGTGCAGTACGGCGGGAAGCTGGTCCTCATCCCCACACCCGGGCAGACGGAACAGGAATATCTGGCGCTGGCGCAGGTGGAAAGCAAGGGGAATCGGACCAAAACCCTGGCGCAGGATCGGATTACAGAGTTGCCGGAAGTACTCAAAAATTGGGACTAA
- a CDS encoding tetratricopeptide repeat protein, with protein sequence MVSKLTRFLFLAVLGAFVLTACASQKRKDEQSALGKLWHNMNSHYNGYFNARELMDESLLTLEEQHVDNYTQRLDMFPFLEVANPTIVGDDMDVAIEKVAIVVKKHPYSNWVDDSYLLVGQAQLIKQDYESAEKTLRFLTTEFRPRPKRKKAKRKKGKDGEEDEGDEDEFVSRREVDEDPNRARQNRIRARKEAQKERKKLQKEREKENKAKSKERERQRKARIKARKKGIKLAPIQRDTSANQGLENEPEEVPEEEQDLGPVGMISIFGGPNSESDKAEGYGEKSGSYVVKHRPAYQEGRLWLAWTLIKRDNFERAQVILEDLRADRGTYPDVRRKAMAVQAFNYLEQERLEEAIPFLEEAAEVAKDRNERARYYYIVGQLYQELQNPGPAVNAFEQAIAARPSYDLELGARLNLAQNSFLSGSGSAADAIAKLEKMAKEEKNLEYESQIYFSAATVALRDGNKALGSKYLRKALDSPSAGVNQRLESYNLLGDLAFDESDYLGAKLAYDTTLMSMPRSDERYVGVSGRRDQLAGVADNLTQIYERDSLLRIGTMPEAERTKFAQDLFQSQRAAIAAANTGPGPGSATAGRNNTIQTDSKFFAYNSANLKRSRRDFERRWGDRPLTDNWRVASRGGPSIDFGDGDANQSFAASNEPVMATQDEIDAMLKDVPVSEQDQTRVRLQLSENYFNLAREYREKLDDNEKALEAFGKLESQFPGSNFEAEAWYYQYLINTEMGRTGQAAEYAGKLKKKYYNSKFEKLANDPTYAAKLLNADNELNRTYEAALAAFEAGNYKQAHTQAKAGRDALTAKHPLRARYALLLAMTSGNVEGKEAYISNLQQVVAQFPGTDEEKRAKEILRLLGASGARRPGQATSAAGSRGFKESFKELHYVLILFDKSDTDLNKAKISVAEYNSKYHKLDRIRITNVYLGGENKLPVLILRRFKNGEEAMKFIEAAKSKEQEFLNAGKFSYDLYSVSQSNYREVLKQRSSEEYREWYKENY encoded by the coding sequence ATGGTCTCTAAGCTTACCCGATTTCTCTTCCTGGCCGTCCTCGGCGCTTTCGTGCTGACGGCCTGCGCCTCCCAGAAACGCAAGGACGAACAGAGCGCCCTGGGCAAGCTCTGGCACAACATGAACTCCCACTACAACGGCTACTTCAACGCCCGGGAGTTGATGGATGAATCCCTCCTCACCCTGGAGGAGCAGCACGTGGACAACTACACCCAGCGGTTGGACATGTTTCCCTTCCTGGAAGTCGCTAACCCAACGATCGTGGGAGACGATATGGATGTGGCCATCGAAAAGGTCGCCATTGTCGTGAAGAAACACCCCTATAGCAACTGGGTGGACGATAGCTACCTCCTCGTCGGCCAGGCTCAACTCATCAAGCAGGATTACGAGAGCGCGGAGAAAACCCTGCGCTTCCTCACCACCGAGTTCCGCCCCCGCCCCAAGCGCAAAAAGGCCAAACGAAAGAAGGGAAAAGACGGCGAAGAAGACGAGGGTGACGAAGACGAATTCGTCAGCCGCCGCGAAGTAGACGAAGACCCCAACCGCGCCCGCCAAAACCGGATCCGCGCCCGCAAGGAGGCCCAGAAGGAGCGCAAGAAGCTGCAGAAGGAACGGGAAAAAGAAAACAAGGCGAAATCCAAAGAGCGCGAGCGCCAACGCAAGGCCCGCATCAAAGCCCGGAAGAAGGGCATCAAACTGGCGCCCATCCAGCGCGATACCAGCGCCAACCAGGGCCTCGAAAATGAGCCGGAGGAGGTGCCGGAGGAAGAACAGGACCTCGGCCCGGTGGGCATGATCTCCATCTTTGGCGGTCCTAATTCCGAATCCGATAAGGCCGAAGGTTACGGAGAAAAGTCCGGGAGCTACGTCGTCAAGCACCGCCCCGCCTACCAGGAAGGCCGCCTCTGGTTAGCCTGGACGCTCATCAAACGCGATAACTTCGAACGCGCTCAGGTGATCCTCGAAGACCTGCGGGCCGACCGCGGAACTTACCCCGACGTGCGCCGCAAAGCGATGGCCGTCCAAGCCTTCAACTACCTGGAGCAGGAACGCCTCGAAGAAGCCATCCCCTTCCTCGAAGAAGCCGCCGAAGTAGCGAAGGACCGGAACGAACGCGCCCGCTACTACTACATCGTAGGGCAACTCTACCAGGAGTTACAGAACCCCGGCCCGGCCGTGAACGCCTTCGAGCAGGCCATCGCCGCCCGCCCGAGTTACGACCTCGAACTCGGAGCCCGGCTCAACCTCGCCCAGAATAGTTTCCTGAGTGGCAGCGGTTCCGCAGCGGACGCCATCGCCAAGCTCGAAAAAATGGCCAAGGAAGAGAAGAACCTCGAATACGAAAGCCAGATCTACTTCTCGGCCGCTACCGTGGCGTTGCGGGACGGCAATAAGGCCCTCGGCAGTAAGTACCTGCGCAAAGCCCTGGATAGCCCTTCGGCCGGCGTAAACCAACGGCTGGAATCCTACAATCTCTTAGGTGACCTCGCTTTCGACGAATCGGACTACCTCGGCGCCAAACTGGCTTATGATACGACGCTGATGTCCATGCCCCGCAGCGACGAGCGCTACGTCGGTGTCTCCGGCCGCCGCGACCAACTCGCCGGCGTTGCCGATAACCTGACCCAGATCTACGAGCGGGACTCCCTGCTGCGGATCGGTACTATGCCAGAGGCGGAACGGACCAAGTTTGCGCAGGATCTTTTCCAATCTCAGCGCGCCGCCATCGCCGCGGCCAACACCGGCCCCGGCCCCGGAAGCGCAACTGCCGGCCGGAACAATACCATTCAGACGGACAGTAAATTCTTCGCCTACAACAGCGCCAACCTCAAGCGGAGCCGCCGTGATTTCGAGCGCCGCTGGGGAGACCGCCCGCTGACGGACAACTGGCGCGTCGCCTCCCGCGGTGGGCCGAGCATCGACTTTGGTGATGGCGATGCCAACCAGTCCTTCGCCGCCAGTAACGAACCCGTAATGGCTACCCAGGATGAGATCGACGCCATGCTGAAGGACGTACCGGTATCCGAACAGGACCAAACCCGGGTCCGTCTCCAACTCTCCGAGAATTACTTCAACTTGGCCCGTGAATACCGGGAAAAGCTGGACGATAACGAAAAGGCCCTAGAAGCCTTTGGTAAACTCGAAAGCCAGTTCCCCGGCTCCAATTTTGAAGCGGAGGCCTGGTATTACCAGTACCTCATCAACACAGAAATGGGCCGCACCGGCCAGGCCGCTGAATACGCCGGTAAGCTCAAGAAGAAGTATTACAACTCCAAGTTCGAGAAGCTGGCCAACGACCCAACTTACGCAGCCAAATTGCTTAACGCGGACAACGAGTTGAACCGCACCTACGAAGCGGCCCTGGCTGCATTCGAGGCGGGTAACTACAAGCAGGCCCACACCCAGGCGAAGGCGGGTCGGGATGCGCTGACCGCAAAGCACCCCCTCCGGGCCCGTTACGCGTTGCTGCTGGCGATGACCTCGGGCAACGTCGAAGGCAAGGAAGCCTACATCAGTAACCTCCAGCAGGTGGTGGCCCAGTTCCCCGGCACGGACGAAGAGAAGCGGGCTAAGGAGATCCTGCGCCTCCTCGGTGCTTCTGGTGCTCGCCGCCCGGGGCAAGCGACGTCCGCCGCCGGTTCCCGTGGTTTCAAGGAAAGCTTCAAGGAGTTACACTACGTGCTGATCCTTTTTGACAAGTCCGACACGGACCTCAACAAGGCCAAGATCAGCGTGGCGGAATACAACAGCAAGTACCATAAGTTGGACCGCATCCGCATCACCAACGTCTACCTGGGTGGGGAAAACAAGCTGCCCGTTCTGATTCTGCGCCGCTTCAAGAATGGCGAAGAGGCCATGAAATTCATCGAGGCCGCCAAGAGTAAGGAGCAAGAGTTCCTCAACGCCGGTAAGTTCAGCTACGATTTGTACTCCGTTTCCCAGAGCAACTACCGTGAGGTCCTCAAGCAGCGTTCCTCCGAAGAATACCGGGAGTGGTACAAGGAAAACTACTAG
- a CDS encoding aldose epimerase family protein — MKITAQTYLLLLLTFLLGACQTSNDVAEQPEPPSVTEDSGLAISETPFGSTPAGPVTKYTLRNRNGMEVSVINRGGIITNIIVPDQAGELGDVVLGFDELDGYLGVYPYFGALVGRYGNRIAKGQFTIDGKTYQIPTNNKENTLHGGEVGFDKRYYAGETVRTDSTVGVTMRGTSPDGDQGYPGNLSVAVTYTLNNDNELMLSYRAETDAPTHVNLTNHTYFNLKGGGEILDHVLTLNASTFTPVDGGLIPTGELRPVTGTPFDFTEGKPIGRDIMAENEQLKLGLGYDHNFVLDRNGDGMAPAATLYEATTGRTVEVETTEPAIQFYSGNFLDGTDIGKGGKAYAYRTGLCLETQHYPDSPNQPDFPSTLLRPGEVYQSQTIYRFGVRE, encoded by the coding sequence ATGAAAATCACCGCTCAGACCTACTTATTACTGTTGCTGACCTTTCTACTGGGGGCCTGCCAGACCTCCAACGATGTTGCCGAGCAACCAGAACCACCGTCCGTAACGGAGGATTCCGGGCTCGCCATTTCCGAAACTCCTTTCGGTAGTACCCCCGCAGGCCCCGTCACCAAATACACTCTGCGGAATCGCAACGGGATGGAGGTGAGCGTCATCAACCGGGGCGGCATCATCACCAACATCATCGTTCCGGACCAGGCCGGGGAGCTGGGGGACGTCGTCCTTGGTTTCGACGAGTTGGATGGCTATTTGGGCGTCTACCCCTACTTCGGGGCCCTGGTCGGCCGCTACGGTAACCGGATTGCGAAGGGGCAATTCACCATCGACGGGAAGACCTACCAGATCCCGACCAATAACAAGGAGAATACCCTCCACGGAGGCGAGGTCGGTTTTGATAAGCGCTACTACGCGGGCGAAACGGTCCGCACCGACTCCACCGTAGGGGTGACGATGCGGGGCACCAGCCCGGACGGCGACCAGGGCTACCCGGGGAATCTTTCCGTAGCCGTTACCTATACCCTCAACAACGACAACGAATTAATGCTGAGCTACCGGGCGGAAACGGATGCCCCCACGCACGTCAACCTAACCAACCACACCTACTTCAACCTGAAGGGTGGGGGGGAGATCCTCGACCACGTCCTCACCCTCAATGCCAGCACCTTCACCCCGGTGGATGGCGGGCTCATCCCCACCGGCGAACTTCGCCCAGTTACCGGGACACCCTTCGACTTCACGGAGGGCAAGCCCATCGGGCGGGATATTATGGCGGAGAACGAACAACTCAAACTCGGGCTGGGCTACGACCATAATTTCGTTCTTGATCGCAACGGGGACGGCATGGCTCCGGCGGCCACCCTCTACGAAGCCACGACCGGCCGTACCGTAGAGGTGGAGACCACCGAGCCGGCCATCCAATTCTACAGTGGCAACTTCCTGGACGGGACCGACATCGGTAAAGGCGGAAAGGCCTATGCGTACCGCACCGGCCTCTGTCTGGAGACTCAGCACTACCCGGACTCCCCCAACCAGCCGGATTTTCCCTCTACGCTCCTCCGGCCAGGGGAGGTTTACCAGTCGCAGACCATTTATCGGTTTGGGGTACGGGAGTAA
- a CDS encoding AraC family transcriptional regulator, translating to MYINLYSGLLLIGFTQAIVVAVLLLLRARREGRLADTLAAGILLCGAFYVAQWMLGFGNWYDSHDWRTTLMFYVKWANLTAIGPLIWFYFRALVNTDFTWKRRYWWHLLPAALFLMPKLFVITYDWIYWLGIAGESFTDFYDTRGPAAEWENSGGDIISEVENIFFRIQVIVYLILTLKTYRSFRAFLQREMTNTAPLEMRGLRNLVYLFLIGMSMTILLDTSAELFGEATYVAAWPKYLSMSVLLFVAGLQFYGLTPQLTTGLRFERPVPEVDEMDTAASPLVDSSPDAPDFAPLAAQLAEQLSTGHDYLDPNLRLGDLAEKLGTNSSLLSKAINREAGKNFNDYINALRCEAFLERVRRGDHERHTLLSLALDCGFNSKSTFNRAFRKYAGMSPAEATKKGADHDLGRPKT from the coding sequence ATGTACATCAACCTTTATTCCGGGCTCTTACTCATCGGCTTTACCCAGGCCATCGTGGTGGCCGTGTTACTATTGCTACGGGCCCGGCGCGAAGGACGGCTGGCCGATACGCTAGCGGCGGGCATCCTGCTGTGTGGTGCCTTTTACGTCGCTCAGTGGATGCTCGGCTTTGGCAACTGGTACGATTCCCATGACTGGCGGACGACCCTGATGTTCTACGTAAAGTGGGCCAACCTGACCGCCATCGGCCCCCTGATCTGGTTCTATTTCCGGGCATTGGTGAACACGGATTTTACGTGGAAACGGCGGTATTGGTGGCACTTGCTGCCCGCGGCCCTCTTCCTGATGCCAAAACTATTCGTGATTACCTACGACTGGATCTACTGGCTGGGGATTGCCGGCGAAAGCTTCACCGACTTCTACGATACCCGCGGCCCCGCCGCCGAGTGGGAGAATAGTGGCGGAGATATTATCAGCGAGGTCGAGAACATCTTTTTCCGCATCCAGGTGATCGTTTACCTTATCCTGACACTGAAGACCTACCGCTCTTTCCGGGCCTTCCTGCAACGGGAGATGACCAACACCGCCCCCCTGGAAATGCGGGGCTTGCGGAATTTGGTCTACCTATTTCTCATCGGGATGAGCATGACGATTTTGCTCGATACGTCGGCGGAACTTTTCGGCGAAGCCACCTACGTAGCCGCCTGGCCCAAGTACCTCTCCATGTCCGTCCTGCTCTTCGTGGCGGGCCTCCAATTCTACGGGCTAACGCCGCAACTGACGACCGGCCTCCGCTTCGAACGGCCCGTTCCGGAAGTAGACGAAATGGATACCGCCGCCAGCCCACTGGTAGATTCCTCTCCTGACGCTCCGGACTTTGCCCCGCTGGCCGCCCAACTCGCCGAACAGCTAAGCACCGGACACGACTATCTGGACCCCAACCTCCGCCTCGGCGATCTCGCCGAAAAACTGGGGACCAATTCCTCCCTCCTTTCCAAGGCCATCAACCGGGAGGCGGGTAAGAACTTTAACGATTACATCAATGCGCTACGCTGCGAAGCCTTCCTGGAGCGCGTCCGCCGGGGCGACCACGAGCGCCACACTTTACTGAGCCTGGCCCTCGATTGCGGGTTCAACTCAAAGTCGACCTTCAACCGGGCCTTTCGGAAATACGCGGGCATGAGCCCGGCGGAAGCCACTAAAAAGGGGGCAGATCATGATCTGGGCCGTCCCAAAACCTGA
- a CDS encoding AraC family transcriptional regulator: MTVTLTDLFVIASILQGLFVGLAILRIPFFRSPANQYLGMTLILLSGILFLGWQEFDSKVLAYLWSIMWEYLHIAMLISYFLRALEHPFYNSPWRKWFYAPFVFSLVFSLVTQGDFMLGLYDLPFGPDNAVFQTLNALEDPLALIFNGFGLLAVFVITWRDRSAPAARRRWLLRFCAATLGIVFLWALGDLTDYSGLLDNAYTPVWVALSILFWWVAYAGVYKMRILDEQRELHAILAGTRVGAAAQPNPMAASTGSVPKEPASTATPNEKYTYELRRLMEEEKLFRDPDLSRAVVAEKLGISESYVSQVMTAGVGESFSEYVTRYRIEDATDLLSRPAFDRYSLEAIGLEAGFKSRSAFYGAFKKATGTTPGASRKARKTS, from the coding sequence ATGACCGTCACTTTAACCGACCTTTTCGTTATTGCGAGCATCCTGCAGGGCTTGTTCGTCGGGTTGGCCATTTTACGGATTCCCTTCTTCCGCAGCCCGGCCAATCAGTACCTGGGGATGACCCTGATTCTTTTAAGCGGCATCCTGTTTCTGGGCTGGCAGGAATTCGACAGTAAGGTACTTGCCTATCTCTGGTCGATCATGTGGGAATACTTGCATATCGCCATGCTTATTTCCTACTTCCTCCGGGCGCTTGAACATCCTTTTTATAACAGCCCGTGGAGGAAGTGGTTTTACGCCCCCTTCGTCTTCAGTTTGGTCTTCTCGCTCGTTACGCAGGGGGACTTTATGCTCGGCCTTTACGATCTTCCCTTCGGGCCGGATAACGCGGTCTTCCAAACACTGAATGCGCTGGAGGACCCGCTTGCCCTCATTTTTAATGGCTTTGGTTTGCTGGCCGTATTCGTCATAACGTGGCGGGATCGATCCGCCCCTGCCGCCCGCCGGAGGTGGTTACTGCGGTTTTGTGCCGCAACCCTTGGCATCGTATTCCTCTGGGCCCTCGGAGACCTCACCGACTATTCGGGTCTCCTTGATAATGCCTACACCCCGGTCTGGGTGGCACTTAGTATCCTGTTCTGGTGGGTGGCCTACGCCGGCGTTTACAAGATGCGCATTCTGGATGAACAACGGGAACTACATGCAATCCTTGCCGGAACGCGGGTGGGGGCAGCAGCCCAACCTAATCCGATGGCGGCTTCTACGGGTTCTGTACCGAAAGAACCAGCTTCCACGGCCACCCCGAATGAAAAGTATACTTACGAGTTACGCCGCTTGATGGAAGAAGAAAAACTTTTTCGCGACCCCGACCTGAGCCGGGCGGTCGTGGCGGAAAAGCTGGGCATTAGTGAAAGCTACGTATCTCAGGTGATGACGGCCGGCGTTGGGGAATCCTTTTCCGAATACGTCACCCGGTACCGGATTGAGGATGCTACCGACCTCTTGAGCCGGCCGGCGTTTGATCGCTATTCCCTCGAAGCCATCGGGCTGGAAGCAGGCTTTAAATCCCGCAGCGCCTTCTACGGAGCCTTCAAAAAGGCGACGGGTACCACGCCGGGGGCGTCCAGAAAAGCACGAAAAACGTCCTGA
- a CDS encoding outer membrane beta-barrel protein, whose translation MRFCLLLLLAVSFVPASICAQEELRPIIKNEVSLTIGLHRGHFNDANYSPLHQTSTGPRVGLAYRRNTRSGDRYELGLGATLAKLRSSVTDDTPASRYLLDLQVGYLKGLGTNNEDRRVHVGINYRSYVDISIYDDAEAVTWFGLHAFEGAAAGAWELGKQHGLKASIAVPFYGLLSRPPYSGWDKFVVENEDNIPKIITRGRWTSLNDFFGIRGGLGYRYALNDRWVFDANYQVSYYATQQLDRYRSINNAFSVSTTHRF comes from the coding sequence ATGCGATTCTGCTTGCTTCTTTTACTCGCCGTTAGCTTCGTGCCGGCCTCCATTTGCGCTCAGGAAGAGCTGAGGCCCATTATAAAAAACGAAGTTTCCCTGACCATTGGCCTTCACCGGGGCCACTTCAATGATGCCAATTACTCGCCCCTGCACCAAACGAGTACCGGGCCGCGCGTTGGCCTGGCCTACCGTCGGAATACCCGCTCCGGCGACCGTTACGAGTTGGGCCTGGGGGCTACCCTCGCCAAACTTCGTTCCAGCGTTACGGATGATACCCCGGCCAGCCGTTACCTCCTTGACCTTCAAGTAGGCTACCTGAAAGGCCTTGGCACCAACAATGAAGATCGCCGGGTGCACGTGGGTATCAATTACCGGTCCTACGTGGACATCTCGATCTACGATGACGCGGAGGCCGTGACCTGGTTTGGCCTGCACGCTTTCGAGGGCGCTGCCGCGGGTGCCTGGGAGTTAGGCAAGCAACACGGACTAAAGGCCTCAATCGCCGTACCCTTCTACGGGCTGTTATCCCGCCCCCCTTACTCCGGATGGGATAAGTTCGTCGTAGAGAACGAAGACAATATCCCCAAGATCATTACGCGGGGTCGGTGGACGTCCCTCAACGATTTCTTTGGTATCCGAGGTGGCTTGGGTTACCGCTACGCACTGAACGACCGGTGGGTTTTTGACGCAAACTACCAAGTCAGTTACTACGCCACCCAGCAATTAGATCGGTACCGGAGCATCAACAACGCATTTTCGGTATCGACTACCCACCGCTTTTAG
- a CDS encoding S41 family peptidase, which translates to MKYFLMISAAFLLCGCQQLILGDEPANDPETNFELFWQDFDRHYGLFGVRGHDWDSIYVAYRPQVTAMTTKEELFEINRQMVEYLDDSHTFIYWPQRAFYSGNSATDEQAEAEFDFSVIHDNYLEEIDSSRAEGYAMGQLSGRKIGYLHLPGVEMEDPAFGDRLLRRLGHNDALIIDLRNNSGGSDEVSANLAGRFADREELVYTIQERNGPEHTDFAEKKEYYLRARGEESFTKPIVVLTDNITVSAAEVMLIYLKALPHVTQIGDATSGDFSDTSMRRFLPNGFQYQYSIMKFLLPDGTSLDGVGHVPDIFAENTAEELAAGNDRVLERAFQFLFEEYGIE; encoded by the coding sequence ATGAAATACTTCTTGATGATCAGCGCCGCTTTCCTCCTCTGCGGCTGCCAACAACTTATTCTGGGCGACGAGCCCGCCAACGACCCGGAAACAAATTTTGAGCTCTTCTGGCAGGACTTTGATCGCCACTACGGCTTGTTCGGGGTGCGGGGCCACGATTGGGATAGTATTTACGTCGCCTATCGCCCGCAGGTAACGGCGATGACCACCAAGGAAGAACTTTTTGAGATCAATCGCCAAATGGTGGAATACTTAGATGACAGCCACACTTTTATTTATTGGCCCCAACGCGCCTTCTACTCAGGCAACAGTGCAACGGACGAGCAGGCGGAAGCTGAATTTGATTTCTCGGTCATTCACGACAACTACCTGGAGGAGATCGACTCTTCGCGCGCGGAAGGTTACGCCATGGGCCAGCTCAGCGGGCGTAAGATCGGCTACCTCCACTTACCGGGGGTAGAGATGGAAGACCCCGCCTTTGGCGATCGCCTCCTGCGTAGACTGGGCCACAATGACGCGTTGATCATTGACTTGAGGAACAACTCCGGCGGCAGCGACGAAGTGAGTGCCAATCTTGCCGGCCGCTTTGCCGACCGGGAAGAACTGGTCTACACCATCCAGGAACGAAACGGCCCCGAACACACGGACTTTGCCGAAAAAAAGGAATACTACCTGCGCGCCCGTGGCGAAGAATCATTTACCAAACCCATAGTGGTGTTGACGGACAACATCACCGTAAGTGCCGCCGAGGTCATGTTGATCTACCTGAAGGCCCTCCCCCACGTCACCCAGATCGGAGATGCGACTTCCGGCGACTTTTCCGATACGAGTATGCGCCGCTTTCTACCCAATGGATTTCAGTATCAGTATTCCATCATGAAGTTCTTGCTGCCGGACGGCACCAGCCTCGATGGCGTAGGGCACGTTCCGGATATCTTCGCCGAGAATACAGCTGAAGAGCTAGCCGCTGGCAACGATCGGGTACTGGAGCGGGCCTTTCAGTTCCTATTTGAGGAGTATGGTATTGAGTAA
- a CDS encoding nitrate/nitrite transporter has product MPQKHQPWYYLLLLVLAGESVFVLPFVLPRVFRPTVLDSFGLDNTQLGLCFSAYGVVALLSYLFGGPLADRFPPRKLMATALWLTAAGGIYMATFPTYAGLQILYGYWGFTTIFLFWAAMIKATRIWGGQHAQGRAFGFLDGGRGLVGALFGLLGVAIFSGYIVGEGLAQTESQLGYRPVLFSASSLVALVGVLVWFYLKTDRDLERSAIIDRITLAQVREVLALPAVPLLMVIILCAYTGYKVTDVLSLYAREVMKYGEVDSARVGTLLLFVRPVVGVLIGFLADRSQSTLWLFISFILSALGGLLFASGLIVSSAVWLFFLSTLVIATGVYALRSLYFAVMQQGHIPLALTGTAVGLISLVGYTPDIFAGPMMGYFLDGFPGMEGQRAVFLLVVGFSVVGAGAAWIYHRLGAAAGAE; this is encoded by the coding sequence ATGCCCCAAAAGCACCAGCCCTGGTACTATTTGCTGCTCCTCGTCCTGGCCGGTGAATCCGTTTTCGTTCTTCCGTTCGTACTTCCTCGGGTATTTCGCCCTACGGTCCTCGACTCCTTCGGCCTGGACAATACCCAACTTGGGCTTTGCTTCTCAGCCTACGGTGTGGTAGCCCTCTTGTCTTACCTCTTCGGTGGGCCGCTGGCCGACCGCTTTCCCCCGCGAAAGCTGATGGCCACTGCCCTATGGCTTACTGCAGCGGGCGGCATTTACATGGCCACTTTTCCCACTTACGCAGGTTTGCAAATTCTCTACGGTTACTGGGGGTTCACCACCATCTTCCTGTTCTGGGCAGCGATGATTAAGGCTACCCGTATCTGGGGAGGGCAGCACGCGCAAGGGAGGGCATTCGGTTTTCTCGATGGGGGCCGTGGCCTCGTCGGCGCGCTCTTTGGGCTGCTGGGCGTCGCTATCTTCTCTGGCTACATCGTCGGTGAAGGGCTGGCCCAAACGGAAAGTCAACTGGGGTACCGCCCCGTTTTATTCTCCGCCAGCTCCCTGGTGGCCCTGGTCGGTGTCCTGGTTTGGTTTTATTTAAAGACCGATCGTGACCTGGAACGGAGTGCGATTATTGACCGGATCACCTTGGCTCAGGTCCGGGAGGTGCTGGCTTTACCCGCCGTCCCCCTTTTGATGGTGATCATCCTCTGTGCCTACACGGGCTACAAGGTCACGGACGTCCTCTCGCTTTACGCACGCGAAGTTATGAAGTACGGGGAGGTAGATTCGGCGAGGGTAGGTACGTTGTTACTATTCGTGCGGCCCGTCGTCGGCGTCCTCATCGGTTTTTTGGCGGACCGGTCCCAAAGTACCCTTTGGCTCTTCATTAGTTTCATCTTGAGTGCTTTAGGCGGCTTGCTATTCGCCTCCGGTCTCATCGTTTCTTCGGCGGTCTGGTTATTTTTTCTCTCTACGCTCGTTATTGCTACCGGCGTATACGCGCTGCGTTCGCTCTACTTTGCCGTGATGCAGCAAGGTCACATTCCGCTGGCACTAACCGGTACGGCGGTTGGTCTTATCTCCCTCGTCGGCTATACCCCGGATATCTTCGCGGGCCCGATGATGGGGTATTTTCTCGATGGCTTCCCGGGCATGGAAGGGCAACGGGCGGTCTTCCTCCTGGTGGTAGGTTTCTCAGTGGTGGGCGCGGGGGCCGCCTGGATCTATCATCGTTTGGGCGCTGCCGCGGGTGCGGAGTAA